Genomic DNA from Peribacillus simplex NBRC 15720 = DSM 1321:
CAGCTCCCACTCCAGGGAACAAGGAGAAGCAGCAAAAGAGTTTTTTACATCCATTAAAACGGTGTTTGTAAAATAATATAATGTGAATGCGATCAATAGATAACGCTTTCGAATTAATGATTAAAGAGCTTATAAAGTTAATAAATCTGGAAGGAAGTTAAATAATGAAATCGCAGGGATCGCCAATTATTACAGATATGAAGGTTATTCCAGTAGCAGGCTATGATAGTGCCCTACTCACACTAAGTGGCTGTCATGCTCCTTATTTTACTCGCAATATTGTTATTTTAGAAGATGAAACGGGGAATACAGGTATCGGTGAGATTCATGGCGGCGATGATATTACTAGAATGATAGAAAGTTATCGTCCATTTGTGGTAGGACAAGAGATTGCCAATTATAGAGGTTGTATTACTTCAATACGTAAAGGTGGTTTGAGTATAAAAGGTGACTCTGGTGAAGGGTTACAAGGATTAAACTTAGCCAATTTAAAATTTGTTGTTCAAGCAGAAGCAGCTGTTGAATGCGCCATGATGGACTTGCTTGGTAAATTTGTTAATAAACCAATTGCAGCATTACTTGGCGATGGAGGTATTCAACGTACAGAAGTTCCTTTCTTAGGATATTTATTCTATATCGCAGATATGGAAAAATGCGATCTTCATTATTTACGTGAAACACAATTTAAGGATGATTGGGATCGTGTTAGACGAATTGAAACATTAACAGCTGAAGGAATTGTTGCTCAAGCAAAAGCAGCTGAAGATCGTTATGGATTTAAGAGCTTCAAATTAAAAGGTGGAGTACTTCGTGGAGAAGAAGAAATGGAAGCGATTCAAGCTTTACATGAAGTATTCCCTGATTCAAGAATTAATCTTGATCCAAATGGAGCATGGTCATTAGAAGAAGCCATTAAGCTTTGCAAAGATAAAGGAGATATACTTGCTTATATTGAAGATCCTTGTGGTCCTGAAGCGGGATTCTCTAGCCGTGAAATAATGGCTGAATTTAAGATTGCAACTGGACTACCTGTTGCTACAAATATGATTGCAACAAATTGGCGTCAATTCCATCATGCAGCAGCACTTAGAGCAGTGGATATCGTGTTAGCTGACCCTCATTTCTGGACATTGAATGGCAGTATTCGTATGGCACATGTATTAAACGATTGGGGCTTAACATGGGGGTCGCATTCCAATAACCACTTTGATATTACATTAGCAGCATTTACACAAGTAGCAGCTGCTGCGCCAGGAAATATTTCACCAATCGATACACACTATATTTGGCAAGATGGTCAAGAATTATGTGATGATCCATTACAAATTATAGATGGAATGATTAAACTGCCTGATAAACCAGGTTTAGGTGTAGAAATAAATATGGATAAAGTGATGAAAGCAAATGAATTATATCGCAGTCTGCCATATCATGACCGTGATGATTCAACTTCTATGCAGTATCTAATTAAAGAGTGGAAATATAACTCTAAAAAACCATGTATGGTGAGATAAACTTTTCGATTTAAATGACTGGGTAATTACCATGAGTAAAAGAATGAATATCTCAATCTATTAATGATGAAAATATTAACATTCTACTCATGGTAGTTGCTAAAAATACATGAATTGTAAGCCCTTACTTTATTACAATTCATTGAGAAAAAATAAAAGCTATTAAACTGAAACCATTTTTCTGAAAATCAAGAGAAAAAGGAGGAAGCTTATGAACAGTAGCGGTGCTCAACGCATCAGCAATGAGACTGAACATCCTAAAAAAACCAATGTGCGTTTTACCATACTTGCAATGTTATTTATCGTGACCGTCATTAATTATATTGACCGTTCTGCTTTGGGTATAGCTGCTCCAGTAATGAAAGAAGACCTTGCTTTCGATGCAGTGAAATTAGGTGTTGCTTTTTCAGCCTTTAACTGGGCATATACTGCATTTAACATTCCAGGAGGTTGGTTATTAGATAGATATGGAGCACGTAAAGTTTATGGTGTTGCTTTATTATTATGGTCCACATTTACCTTTTTTCAAGGATTTATCAGCACCTTACTTGGATTATTCATTTTAAGATTCTTGGTTGGTATTACTGAAGCCCCATCTTTTCCAGGGAATAGCAGATTGACGACGATGTGGTTTCCACAACATGAACGCGGACGGGCGGTATCGATTTATAACTCTGCACAATATTTTGGATTAGCACTTTTCACGCCAGTTATGGCATGGATATTACAAGAGTTTGGCTGGCACGATGTTTTCTTTGTTGCAGGAGGATTAGGTATCTTTGTAGCCATTTTATGGTTTGCATTTGTACGTGAACCATACAACCATCCACGTGTAAATCAAGCAGAAATCGATTATATTAATTCAGGTGGAGGGTTAGCAAATAAAGAAGAAAAAAGAAAAGTGAACTGGTCTGATATCCGTCTTTTGTTGTCAAACAGACAAATGGTCGGAATTTATATTGGTCAGTATGCGTTGAATACAATTGTTTGGTTTTTCTTAACGTGGTTCCCTACATATCTCGTAACGGAGAAGGGTTTATCTCTAATTCAAACAGGTTTTGCAGCATCGGTACCTTATATAGGAGCATTTTTTGGAGGTATCGTTGGCGGGATCATTTCCGACAGATTATTGAAAAAAGGAAAATCGCTCGCTGTTGCACGTAAAACACCGATCATCACTGGGTTTCTTTTATCCAGCACGATCGTATTAGCTAACTTCACTTCAAATATTTTTCTTCTTATCCTAATCATGTCCATTGCCTTTTTCGCAAAAGGTTTGGCAGGTCTTACATGGTCTCTTGTCGGTGATATGGCACCAAAAGAACTTATTGGTTTAACTGGCGGTATTTTTAATACCATTGGGAATATAGCAGGTATTGTAACACCACTTGTCATTGGCTTTATTTTAGCCAAAACAAATTCCTTTAGCGGTGCCCTGATCTTTGTTGCTAGTGTATTGTTCGTAGGAGCTCTATCTTACATTTTCATAGTAAATAAACCTGAAAGAATCATATTAATAGATAAAAATTAAGAGAAGAAAATAAAACAAACTTTTGAAAAATAAAATACGTAAGTTTGAAAAAAGTTCCCTAAAAGCATGAGGAATATAATTGAAGCCATTTTAAAATATATCTATATCAGCAATATGCTAGCTTTATTATATTGAAAGGGTTGGTAAAGTGGATACGAAAACGCAGCTGACAGAGGTACCGCTTTATATAAAGGTAAATGGGATGGACAATGTCGCCATCGTTGTTAATACGGGGGGCTTGGATCAAGGAACCGTTTTCCCTTGTGGGCTTGAATTGAAAGAAAGGGTACCACAAGGTCACAAAGTAGCTTTAATGGATATAGTCGAGAATGAAGCTATCATACGCTATGGAGAAGTTATCGGTTTTGCGGCTGAATCAATCGGTAAGGGCAGTTGGATTGACGAGTCATTGGTGATGCTGCCGGCATCTCCAAATTTAAAGGAATTACCGGTGGCAAATGATATACCCGAAACTTTTCCCCCACTTGAAGGATATACATTTCAAGGATTCCGCAATGAAGATGGCAGTGTTGGAACCAAGAATATATTAGGCATTACAACAAGCGTTCAATGTGTAGTAGGCGTGCTGGATTTCGTTGTGAACCGGATAAAAAAAGAGCTTCTCCCGAAGTATCCCAATGTTGATGATGTTGTCGCTATAAATCACAACTATGGGTGCGGAGTCGCAATCAATGCACCGGAAGCAATTATTCCCATTCGCACAATACAGAACCTTGCGAAACACCCAAATTTCGGCGGGGAAGCCTTGGTAGTTGGTTTGGGTTGTGAAAAACTGTCTCCAATGAGAATAAATCCGAGCGGGAACGATTCAGATATCATTTCACTTCAGGATCAGCAGGGATTTGCGGGAATGGTCCAATCGATTATGGAAATGGCCGAGGAACGTTTAATCAAGTTGAACCGCAGGCAGCGGGAGACATTTCCGGTTTCCGAATTAGTCATCGGTACGCAGTGTGGAGGAAGTGATGCATTTTCTGGTGTGACAGCTAACCCTGCAGTAGGATATGCTACAGATCTGTTAGTTAGAGCAGGGGCAACCGTTCTATTTTCTGAAGTCACAGAAGTACGGGATGCGATTCATCTATTAACTCCTCGAGCGGTGAATGAAGAAGTAGGGAGAGCTTTGATAAAGGAAATGGATTGGTATGATAACTACCTTGCTTTAGGTGATGCTGATCGAAGTGCCAATCCGTCGCCAGGAAACAAAAAAGGCGGATTGGCCAATGTAGTGGAAAAATCATTAGGCTCCATTGCAAAATCCGGAGGCAGCCCCATTTCAGGCGTACTGGCTCCAGGTGAAAAAGCTACGGAAAAAGGGCTGATTTTTGCAGCTACACCAGCTAGTGACTTTGTTTGCGGAACATTACAGCTCGCTTCCGGTATGCACCTTCAAGTTTTTACAACTGGAAGAGGCACACCTTATAATCTCGCAATGGCTTCCGTCATCAAAGTATCTACACGAAATACATTGACAGAGCAATGGAAAGATCTGATTGATATAAATGCTGGAACTATCGCTACTGGTGAAGCAACCATAGAGGATATTGGGTGGGAAATATTTCACCTTATTTTGGAAGTGGCCAGCGGTAAAAAGAAAACCTGGGCAGAGCATTGGGGCCTACATAATGATTTGGCATTGTTCAATCCTGCGCCAATTACCTAATAATGATTTACTGGACGGACTTCCTTTTAATAGGGGTCCTTTTTTTTCCTCCAGAAAAGAGGAGCGCCGGACTATTAGCAGAAGTTATTAATGAACGATTGGTTTTCATCATGACGAAAAAAGGGTGATACTAAGTACATATCAGGAGGGATAGCATGGTCACATTCAGGAATGCGACAGTAAAAGACTTAAGTGAAATAGTACATATGCTTGCGGATGATGTATTGGGGAGGGAAAGAGAGCGATATGAAAATCCCCTTCCCGAAAGCTATTTAAAAGCATTTGAATCCATTGATGCAGATGGAAATAATGAATTGATCGTAGCATGTCTTGGTGAGGAAATCGTTGGGGTGCAGCAAATTACGTTCACTCCTTATATTACCCATCAAGGCGGTTGGAGAGCTACGATCGAAGGAGTTCGGACGGCATCTTCAGAACGAGGGAAAGGTATTGGAAGCAAGTTGATTCAATATGCGATTGACCGTGCAAGGAAGCGGGGCTGCCATATCATTCAGCTGACGACCGATAAAAAGCGGGAAGAAACACTGCGTTTTTATGAACGTTTAGGATTCAAAGCCACTCATGAAGGCATGAAAATGAAGCTTTAATTCACGGTCTTTTGTCCCTTTTTTTTGTGCACAACAACTTGTCTGGTATTATATGTTAAAATTATTTGTGAGATATTAATAGATGTATATAGGATTTAAAAACTGATGAAAGGGTGAGCTCGATGGAAACCGAAGCATGTATTCAGAAGAGGTACGGTGTAATTAGTTTTACTTCATTCATCATTGGAATCATTTGCTTTTTTACTGTTTTTATTACACCTATTAGAATGGAAAATATCGGGAACATGAATGGTGATTATATAACATTTTTCCTTACGATTGCCGGCATCGTCCTATCTGTCATAGGAATTTTGAAGAAAACGGAGAAAAAAGTGATTTCTATCATTTCTTTGGTTTTTTCCTCGTCTTTCTTTATATTTTGGGTTATCGTCATCACTTTGTTGTTAATTGGGGAAATAGAATTACCCCGTAGCTCAATAAGATAAAGGGATTGAATCAGGATGGTTATGAAGCTTCTGGGGAGATAGATCTGACTAAAAGGGGATTATTCAATGATAAGAGGTTTATATGAAGCACATTTACCGGTTAGTAATTTGAATCGTTCCATTGAATTCTATGAAGGGCTTGGTTTGCAGTTGGATCATAAGGTTGAAGACAGCCTGGCTTTTCTATGGATTGAGAAGGATAAAAGTTGGTTGGGGCTTTGGGAAACGGAAAAAGTGGAGGTTGAGTATCATCCCTCCCTACGGCATATCGCTTTTCAAGTATCATTGGTAGATCTAAAGAGCTCAGTCGCATGGCTTGAAGATAGAGGCTATGCGCCAAGAGAAGCTTTCGGATTTCTACCAGTTGAACCTTTCGTGATGCCGCACGGGGAATATGCCCACGCTAAAATTCACTTTAATGATCCAGACGGAAACAGTTTGGAGTTTATTAGTAAACTGGAGAATCCAAAAAAAATCACGAATCGTATGTATTTAAGTGAATGGGAACATGAATATAGAAGTGAAAAATACGAATGACAAATGGGCGAAAATTTTAAGAATAAGAATGGGAGAATCATAGAATGAATGTCAAAGCGGAATTATATTGGAATGAATTTTGGCAGGGGAAAGACGAAGAAAAACCCCAGGCAGTCAGTGCATGGCAATTCGGGGCCGATCCCGATCATTTGGCTCAATTAGTGATGGATGGGGAAAAAACGGCTACGTGCTCTGGGTATGTTTTTTATGAAGAAGAAAATGAACCATTACCATCCCTGGGTGATTACAGCATTATTTTAAGCAGTGAGGATGAGCCATTAGCCATCATACAAACAGTGAAAGTCGAAGTATTGCCCATGAATGAAGTGAGTGAAGAGTTTGCGATTGCAGAAGGAGAAGGAGATCGAACATATACATACTGGTGGGATGCACATGAAAATTTTTTTAAAGAAGAACTGGACAAAATCGGCCACACATTTAAGGAAGATATGTTGCTTGTGTGTGAGCGTTTTGAATTGATACATGTAAAGTGAATGTAGACGGTTCGATTGGAAGAGAGCAATAGTATTTTAATAGAGATTACCTAGTTATGGTTTCTTCAAAAGGATGATCAACACTGTATAATAACCTTCGATTTTAATAAGGGCAAGATAAGCCTTCATGTAAATGCTTGCCCTTGTCTACCATCATCCCTCGTCAAAGCAAATCCCCATCATGATCACTAATTCTTTTTGGAGTCTTTTTTCCCACTCTTCCATTCTTTTAATAGGTTCTTCTCTTGGGACAATTGTATTTTAAGATGGAATTATTACGGAAATCACATTTTCTTTTTGTGGTAATATAAGGTGGACTAGTACGTTTTAGGTAGAAAGTAATGAATTTGGAAGTCGAAGAATGAGTTCTTTTAAATGTTACTAGTGAAAGAAGTGTTTGAAAGGAGTGTTTCGTATGCAGTTGACGATTCAGGCATCGGGTGACAATGTGCAAGCGATATCTTATTTATTGTCTAAGAACCCGAATAATTTATATGAAAGAAATCATAAAGGGCATTTAGTGCGCCTTTTTTATAGTAAGTTTACGGAATCGGAAATGGAGGCAACAATCTTTGTTACACCGGATCCCATAGAGTTAGTGAAAAATAATGCTAATTCCTACGATATCACTCACTACATAAATGATCGGGAATTTGCGGTGAGCAGCATTTTCTGTTCATTGATCAGGTCAGCACTGGGAACAGCTTTGAATGGGCAGCCGAAGGAAGAACATTTAGAATGGGTAAACCATCCGTTTTCATTTCAGTTCAATTTTGGTCCGGTGGTTTCTACTCTTTCCGATAACCAATTAAGGGAATTATTTGAGCCGATTGGTTATGAAGTGATAATTACCCGCCCGGAAATTCAGTATTCTTTCGATATTAAGGATAGGAGTTCGGCAAGAACTATTTCCTTGAAAGGGATGAAGACACTGCAGGATGGGTTAAGGCATTTGTTCGTATTGATTCCAGTCATTGACAACTATAAGCATTATTACATTGATGAAAAGGAAATCGAAAAACTTGAAAGATATGGTGAGGGATGGCTTGACGATCATCCTATGCGTGACTTTATCTATCGCCAATCGCTTAGATTCAAGGAAGTATACAGCATCGTCGAGAACAAAAAACCTGAAATGAAGAAAGACGAAAAAGAAAGAAAGGTTCGGTTGAATGATCTTCGCTATGAAAAAATCGTTGATACTGTAAGTCAAATGCACCCAAGCAGCGTGGTGGATTTTGGCTCAGGCGAAGGAAAACTTTCAGTACGTCTTGGATTTATTGAGGGCGTAAAGGAAATCCTCGCCGTCGAGCCATCCGAATCTGCATCCATCAAAGCCCTAGGGCGATTCGATAAAGTGAAGGATAAAGAAAAATTCGTGGTTCCCGAGACACTATGGGGTTCACTCTTTTATTATGATGAAAGATTAAAGAATAAGGATGTCATCATTTTATGTGAGGTCATCGAGCATATCGACGAGTACCGCCTTCCTAAGGTAATGGATACGATATTGCATGATTATCAACCGAGAGCCTTGATTATCACAACGCCAAACCGTGAATATAACGAGGTATATGATATGGACGATTCCCTTCGGCACAATGATCATCGGTTTGAGTGGACAAGAGCCGAATTTCATCAGTGGTGCACTTCGCGAAATCATGACGGTTTCTATGATCTTCGCTTCGAAGGAATTGGTGAAGAGCATGCCACACAAGGCTTTCCGACACAAATGTGCGTGTTCGAAAGGAAGGAGGACTGAATATGAATATCGTATTGCCATACGCAGGGATTGTCTTGCTGATTGGACCATCAAACAGCGGTAAGTCAACCTTATTAAAAAGGATGATTGAAAAAGAAGAGATATTACCTTCGGAGGTCATAAGTTCAGATGACTTTAGGATAATGGTAAGTGATGTGGAGTTCATTGATTGGCATGACAGACCAAAAGATGAAAGTGACAGTTTGATGGATGAATACCAAACCATATCAGGTGAAGCCTTTTCAATGATGGAATCCGTCATTGAAGCAAGATGCCGTTTAAATAAATTGACCATTATCGATGCGACCAATCTTCACCCTGATGATCGGAAAAGATATATCACTTTAGCCAAAAATAATAATGTTCAAATTCAATCGATTGTGCTGGATATCGCTGAAGATGAACTGCTTGCAAGGGATGAACGAAGAGAACATCCAAGGGGAAAAAGAAGGATCAGACAGCAATGCCAGACATTCAAAAGGGAAAAGCGATACCTGAAAAAAGAAGGCTATGCATCGGTTTACACGATAAAGGAAACGGACAACCTCCAGGTTAGCAGAGGTACGAATCCTCTTGAAAAAGACATCGGGCACGGAATCGATATCATCGGGGATATTCATGGCTGCCATGAAGAGTTGATCCTCATTCTTGAGAAGCTAGGCTATCAAAAAAATCAGGAAGGTCTTTATCTGCATCCCGAAGGACGAAAGTTCGTTTCAGTAGGAGATGTCATGAGCAGGGGGCCGGAGTCGCTTAAAACCATGCTCTTTTTCCATGAACATGTTCAAAAGGGCGTTGCCTATATGATTGACAGTAATCATGGATGGAAGATTGCCAGATGGTTGGATGGGAGAGGCGTCACTTTAAACCATGGCGATGAAAAAGTTGAAGAAGAATTTAAAAGATATGAAGAGGAACATGGCAGGGAAAAAGCGGCGGAAACGAAAAACAAGCTTAAAGAGTTTCTCCTGCACGCCCCTTCGCATTACGTGTTCACCAAGAATGGTGTACAAACCTTGATTTGTGTGCATGCCGGAATCAAAGACGCATTCATCGGGAAACAATCTGAAGCCATAAGTGACTTCTGCCGTTATGGTGATACGGATGGTTTTGATGAAAGAGGAAAGCCAGTGCGTAAAGATTGGTATATTTCCCATAAGAAAAGCACGCTTATTGTCTGGGGACACGATCCCAAGCCGCAGCCGTTATTGATCAACAATACCATTAATATTGATCAAGGTGCCGTCTTTGGCGGAGCACTGACCGCTTTCCGCTATCCGGAAAGGGAGGTCATTTCCGTACAGGCGAGTCAAAATCATTCCGGTGACGATGACACCCCATTGAAAGAATGGGAGAAAAACCGGCTGAATCCGCCGAATATCGGTAAATTCATCAATGGTTATTCAGTATTGACAGAGAAAATGGGCGAGGTAAAGGTCCAAAAGGATATTGTAAAACCTGCAATCGATAAGATATCACACTTTACGATACCGATTGAACAATTAATCTATATCCCGCCAACCATGAGCCCGACACCGAGTCCCTCTTCATCGGCAAACTATCTGGAACATCCAAGAGAGGCCATCGACTATTACAGAAGCCAGGGAATCCAGACCATGATTGCTGAAAAGAAACATATGGGAAGCCGGGCCATCCTTTTTCTATTCCGGGATACTGAAGCATCTAAAAAACATACCGGTTTTGAATCATTGGGGGTTATCCATACAAGAACGGGCAGACGTTTCTTCGACGTAAAGACGGAAGAAAAACTTATCTTGAAAATCAATCAAGATTTAAATGAGAGCGGCTATTTTGATAGATACGAGACGGATTATGTCCTTCTAGACGCTGAAATCATGCCATGGAACCTGAAGGCAAAAGAGCTCATCAGCAGTCAATATGCCCATGTAGCCGAAAATGCAATTCTTGACCGAACGATGCTAAAGGAAAAAATCGAGAAAGCGGTCTATGAAAATGCCGATTTAAAAGGATGGCTGGAAGAATATGAGCTGAAACTGGAAAATGCTCATACTTTCAAAGAAGTCTTTCAAAAATACTGCTGGGAA
This window encodes:
- a CDS encoding glucarate dehydratase family protein, yielding MKSQGSPIITDMKVIPVAGYDSALLTLSGCHAPYFTRNIVILEDETGNTGIGEIHGGDDITRMIESYRPFVVGQEIANYRGCITSIRKGGLSIKGDSGEGLQGLNLANLKFVVQAEAAVECAMMDLLGKFVNKPIAALLGDGGIQRTEVPFLGYLFYIADMEKCDLHYLRETQFKDDWDRVRRIETLTAEGIVAQAKAAEDRYGFKSFKLKGGVLRGEEEMEAIQALHEVFPDSRINLDPNGAWSLEEAIKLCKDKGDILAYIEDPCGPEAGFSSREIMAEFKIATGLPVATNMIATNWRQFHHAAALRAVDIVLADPHFWTLNGSIRMAHVLNDWGLTWGSHSNNHFDITLAAFTQVAAAAPGNISPIDTHYIWQDGQELCDDPLQIIDGMIKLPDKPGLGVEINMDKVMKANELYRSLPYHDRDDSTSMQYLIKEWKYNSKKPCMVR
- a CDS encoding MFS transporter, with protein sequence MNSSGAQRISNETEHPKKTNVRFTILAMLFIVTVINYIDRSALGIAAPVMKEDLAFDAVKLGVAFSAFNWAYTAFNIPGGWLLDRYGARKVYGVALLLWSTFTFFQGFISTLLGLFILRFLVGITEAPSFPGNSRLTTMWFPQHERGRAVSIYNSAQYFGLALFTPVMAWILQEFGWHDVFFVAGGLGIFVAILWFAFVREPYNHPRVNQAEIDYINSGGGLANKEEKRKVNWSDIRLLLSNRQMVGIYIGQYALNTIVWFFLTWFPTYLVTEKGLSLIQTGFAASVPYIGAFFGGIVGGIISDRLLKKGKSLAVARKTPIITGFLLSSTIVLANFTSNIFLLILIMSIAFFAKGLAGLTWSLVGDMAPKELIGLTGGIFNTIGNIAGIVTPLVIGFILAKTNSFSGALIFVASVLFVGALSYIFIVNKPERIILIDKN
- the garD gene encoding galactarate dehydratase, which codes for MDNVAIVVNTGGLDQGTVFPCGLELKERVPQGHKVALMDIVENEAIIRYGEVIGFAAESIGKGSWIDESLVMLPASPNLKELPVANDIPETFPPLEGYTFQGFRNEDGSVGTKNILGITTSVQCVVGVLDFVVNRIKKELLPKYPNVDDVVAINHNYGCGVAINAPEAIIPIRTIQNLAKHPNFGGEALVVGLGCEKLSPMRINPSGNDSDIISLQDQQGFAGMVQSIMEMAEERLIKLNRRQRETFPVSELVIGTQCGGSDAFSGVTANPAVGYATDLLVRAGATVLFSEVTEVRDAIHLLTPRAVNEEVGRALIKEMDWYDNYLALGDADRSANPSPGNKKGGLANVVEKSLGSIAKSGGSPISGVLAPGEKATEKGLIFAATPASDFVCGTLQLASGMHLQVFTTGRGTPYNLAMASVIKVSTRNTLTEQWKDLIDINAGTIATGEATIEDIGWEIFHLILEVASGKKKTWAEHWGLHNDLALFNPAPIT
- a CDS encoding GNAT family N-acetyltransferase encodes the protein MVTFRNATVKDLSEIVHMLADDVLGRERERYENPLPESYLKAFESIDADGNNELIVACLGEEIVGVQQITFTPYITHQGGWRATIEGVRTASSERGKGIGSKLIQYAIDRARKRGCHIIQLTTDKKREETLRFYERLGFKATHEGMKMKL
- a CDS encoding VOC family protein, coding for MIRGLYEAHLPVSNLNRSIEFYEGLGLQLDHKVEDSLAFLWIEKDKSWLGLWETEKVEVEYHPSLRHIAFQVSLVDLKSSVAWLEDRGYAPREAFGFLPVEPFVMPHGEYAHAKIHFNDPDGNSLEFISKLENPKKITNRMYLSEWEHEYRSEKYE
- a CDS encoding ASCH domain-containing protein, which translates into the protein MNVKAELYWNEFWQGKDEEKPQAVSAWQFGADPDHLAQLVMDGEKTATCSGYVFYEEENEPLPSLGDYSIILSSEDEPLAIIQTVKVEVLPMNEVSEEFAIAEGEGDRTYTYWWDAHENFFKEELDKIGHTFKEDMLLVCERFELIHVK
- a CDS encoding 3' terminal RNA ribose 2'-O-methyltransferase Hen1, which codes for MQLTIQASGDNVQAISYLLSKNPNNLYERNHKGHLVRLFYSKFTESEMEATIFVTPDPIELVKNNANSYDITHYINDREFAVSSIFCSLIRSALGTALNGQPKEEHLEWVNHPFSFQFNFGPVVSTLSDNQLRELFEPIGYEVIITRPEIQYSFDIKDRSSARTISLKGMKTLQDGLRHLFVLIPVIDNYKHYYIDEKEIEKLERYGEGWLDDHPMRDFIYRQSLRFKEVYSIVENKKPEMKKDEKERKVRLNDLRYEKIVDTVSQMHPSSVVDFGSGEGKLSVRLGFIEGVKEILAVEPSESASIKALGRFDKVKDKEKFVVPETLWGSLFYYDERLKNKDVIILCEVIEHIDEYRLPKVMDTILHDYQPRALIITTPNREYNEVYDMDDSLRHNDHRFEWTRAEFHQWCTSRNHDGFYDLRFEGIGEEHATQGFPTQMCVFERKED
- a CDS encoding polynucleotide kinase-phosphatase — translated: MNIVLPYAGIVLLIGPSNSGKSTLLKRMIEKEEILPSEVISSDDFRIMVSDVEFIDWHDRPKDESDSLMDEYQTISGEAFSMMESVIEARCRLNKLTIIDATNLHPDDRKRYITLAKNNNVQIQSIVLDIAEDELLARDERREHPRGKRRIRQQCQTFKREKRYLKKEGYASVYTIKETDNLQVSRGTNPLEKDIGHGIDIIGDIHGCHEELILILEKLGYQKNQEGLYLHPEGRKFVSVGDVMSRGPESLKTMLFFHEHVQKGVAYMIDSNHGWKIARWLDGRGVTLNHGDEKVEEEFKRYEEEHGREKAAETKNKLKEFLLHAPSHYVFTKNGVQTLICVHAGIKDAFIGKQSEAISDFCRYGDTDGFDERGKPVRKDWYISHKKSTLIVWGHDPKPQPLLINNTINIDQGAVFGGALTAFRYPEREVISVQASQNHSGDDDTPLKEWEKNRLNPPNIGKFINGYSVLTEKMGEVKVQKDIVKPAIDKISHFTIPIEQLIYIPPTMSPTPSPSSSANYLEHPREAIDYYRSQGIQTMIAEKKHMGSRAILFLFRDTEASKKHTGFESLGVIHTRTGRRFFDVKTEEKLILKINQDLNESGYFDRYETDYVLLDAEIMPWNLKAKELISSQYAHVAENAILDRTMLKEKIEKAVYENADLKGWLEEYELKLENAHTFKEVFQKYCWEIEDLNSIQIAPFHVLAHSEDTFFDKPHTWHMEMNRNFAKCSHLFVETEYKVISDEASEEEVIKWWEDITSEGHEGIVIKPEFFIARNKGKLLQPAIKVRGRKYLNIIYGMDYLLPENLERLKNRNTGKKQKLALREFSLGIEGIQRYVKGESIERVHECVLGTLAMESDPVDPRL